One genomic segment of Clostridium estertheticum subsp. estertheticum includes these proteins:
- a CDS encoding (Fe-S)-binding protein has translation MKNLIKNEIEKFVLESKGNWFEEINDHFYDEPIIKFAAADDPLFEEYKKIIGNQHFTPKEVFELAFGEGSYNGGTVISVVLPINEKIRKSNRTQKKHGSREWSLARTFGDEVFITEFVKHLVNSLTEMGHRTLSPYHSEWFEISVTESGPTSNWSERHIAYVAGLGTFSINDAFITEKGIAVKLISVVTELKLTPDIREAKKHTENCLLCSKGICGACIKRCPVNAISKEGHDKIKCYKHVYGDESRKLAESYGGSPKAGSGCGLCQTGVPCEGRNPIKIS, from the coding sequence ATGAAGAATCTAATAAAAAATGAAATTGAGAAATTTGTATTGGAAAGTAAAGGAAACTGGTTTGAAGAAATTAATGACCATTTTTATGATGAACCTATTATAAAATTTGCAGCTGCAGATGATCCTTTATTTGAAGAATATAAAAAAATAATTGGTAATCAGCATTTTACACCAAAAGAGGTTTTCGAGTTAGCCTTTGGGGAAGGCAGTTATAATGGAGGAACAGTTATAAGTGTAGTACTGCCTATAAATGAAAAGATTAGGAAGAGCAACAGAACACAAAAAAAACATGGGTCAAGAGAATGGTCATTGGCCCGTACTTTTGGAGATGAAGTATTTATTACGGAATTTGTTAAGCACTTAGTGAATAGTTTAACTGAAATGGGACATAGAACTCTATCACCTTATCATTCTGAATGGTTTGAAATTAGTGTTACAGAATCAGGGCCAACATCAAATTGGTCAGAACGTCATATAGCTTATGTAGCTGGACTTGGAACTTTTTCAATAAATGATGCTTTTATTACTGAAAAAGGAATTGCAGTAAAGTTAATTTCAGTTGTAACTGAATTGAAACTTACGCCAGACATTAGAGAAGCAAAAAAACATACAGAAAATTGTTTGCTATGCAGTAAAGGTATTTGTGGAGCTTGTATTAAACGCTGTCCCGTTAACGCTATATCCAAAGAAGGACATGATAAAATAAAATGTTATAAACATGTTTATGGAGACGAATCAAGAAAATTAGCAGAGTCATATGGGGGAAGTCCAAAGGCAGGATCGGGATGTGGATTATGTCAGACGGGAGTGCCTTGTGAGGGTAGAAATCCAATTAAAATTAGTTAG
- the rhaM gene encoding L-rhamnose mutarotase, which translates to MVRKCIVMKVFSGFHAEYKRRHDVIWPEMVEMLHEYGVKNYSIFLDAETNSLIAYLEIEDEVLWSKSDATEICQKWWAYMKDVMETNEDNSPVSMELKELFHLN; encoded by the coding sequence ATGGTTCGTAAATGTATTGTAATGAAAGTATTTAGTGGGTTTCATGCTGAGTATAAAAGACGTCATGATGTAATTTGGCCTGAGATGGTTGAGATGTTACATGAGTATGGTGTAAAAAACTATTCTATTTTCTTGGATGCAGAGACGAATAGTCTAATTGCATATTTAGAAATTGAAGATGAAGTTTTATGGAGTAAAAGTGATGCAACCGAGATTTGTCAAAAATGGTGGGCCTATATGAAAGATGTTATGGAAACAAATGAGGATAATAGCCCAGTTTCAATGGAGTTAAAAGAATTATTCCATTTAAATTAA